The Choristoneura fumiferana chromosome 10, NRCan_CFum_1, whole genome shotgun sequence genome has a segment encoding these proteins:
- the LOC141432031 gene encoding uncharacterized protein isoform X1 — translation MLMVQTNAQPMKSNKIKGPPPVPPRPNQSVVAEALAKTRKAVADSKASLKSRTLSKQEQQVNTTKAKTLDRSTVSKPAVSPKQNGLARVKSFIKDVISDRSSSSDERKSSGQNSRRSSSDSSSIQSPASNKRSNESLNSKAVKTCKQILVRSLSTSNKLDQDAKGKVSKSSSFAEKSMPLRKAPPPPLSPKPKVKPMKPLPVQRNSLERKKSIPSSPEISPYSSPVDAKPPKSPVAEAPYATVEEVQEFDDRLRNSPSKQVNNLPNTQNAPESSKRDETLNKNKNSLERKTSRVTEMLISEIIASRNNKKNEANTVIDKGKDSENVTNGNDSPEIELMKDMNNHEMLIYELQTMRSQPNVPETLEPKEWVETSEKCDSEDSEQNYAMSSVSNFSGNTDDENDQAYAYILDDDLKSRLRKQFRAISTMSLQGMPPLPKSLSGFAEGEPEAPLTPPAEDKAPTDLDSQLTYLKKEMASLRQLDLSLLSELWSLSEAMAAWRRQLERAPRLRPAPPPPPPPHYLRT, via the exons ATGCTGATGGTACAAACCAATGCCCAACCCATGAAGAGCAACAAAATAAAAGGTCCGCCCCCCGTTCCACCGCGGCCAAACCAGAGCGTGGTGGCCGAAGCTCTAGCGAAAACAAGAAAAGCCGTCGCCGACTCCAAGGCCAGCCTCAAGTCGCGCACGCTGTCTAAACAGGAGCAACAAGTCAACACGACCAAAGCCAAAACTTTAGATCGTAGCACAGTCAGTAAACCGGCTGTATCACCGAAACAGAATGGTTTGGCGCGTGTCAAATCGTTTATCAAAGATGTCATCAGCGACCGAAGCTCCTCGTCAGACGAAAGGAAATCCAGCGGCCAAAATTCTAGGAGAAGTTCCAGCGACAGTAGCTCGATACAATCGCCGGCTTCGAATAAGAGATCTAATGAATCACTTAATTCCAAAGCGGTTAAAACGTGTAAGCAAATTCTAGTAAGATCTCTATCTACATCTAACAAATTAGACCAAGATGCAAAGGGAAAAGTTTCAAAATCTTCAAGTTTTGCGGAGAAAAGTATGCCTTTGCGTAAAGCACCTCCACCGCCTCTATCACCAAAACCGAAAGTGAAACCAATGAAACCCTTACCTGTACAGAGAAATTcactagaaagaaagaaatctaTACCATCTTCACCAGAAATCAGTCCTTATTCATCTCCGGTGGACGCAAAACCGCCTAAAAGTCCGGTAGCAGAAGCACCGTACGCTACTGTCGAGGAGGTACAGGAATTCGACGACAGACTACGAAACAGCCCGTCAAAGCAAGTCAATAACCTCCCGAATACACAAAACGCCCCCGAAAGTTCTAAACGTGacgaaactttaaataaaaataaaaattccctCGAACGTAAAACATCTCGCGTCACTGAGATGCTTATTTCAGAAATAATTGCTAGCAGAAACAATAAAAAGAACGAAGCGAATACGGTTATAGATAAAGGCAAAGATTCTGAGAATGTGACTAACGGCAATGACTCGCCGGAGATAGAACTGATGAAGGACATGAATAACCACGAAATGTTAATTTATGAACTGCAGACGATGCGCTCGCAGCCTAACGTGCCCGAAACATTAGAGCCAAAGGAGTGGGTCGAAACTAGTGAAAAGTGTGATTCTGAGGACTCAGAACAAAATTATGCCATGTCATCTGTGTCTAATTTCAGTGGAAACACGGACGATGAAAATGACCAGGCCTATGCGTATATTCTTGACGATGATCTTAAATCTAG GTTACGCAAGCAGTTCCGCGCGATCAGTACAATGTCACTGCAAGGCATGCCACCCTTGCCTAAGAGTCTGAGCGGGTTTGCTGAAGGCGAGCCCGAGGCGCCACTAACACCGCCCGCCGAAGATAAAGCGCCCACCGATCTCGATTCGCAACTCACCTACTTGAAGAAAGAAATG